GGCGACACCATCGCCGCCGGCTACCTGGAAGCCCCTGACCAGGAGTCCGGCACGTTCTTCGAGGAGGACGGTGTCCGCTGGTACCGCAGCAACGATCTCGGCAGCATCGACGACGACGGCCGGCTCACCGTGCTGGGCAGGGCCGATGACGTGATCATCACCGGCGGCGTCAAGGTTTCCGCACTGCAGGTGCAGGAAGAGCTGGAAAAGTCCGACGCCGTCGCCGCGGCTTTCGTGGCCGGGGTCCCGTCTGTGGAGTGGGGCCAGGCCGTGGCCGCGTACGTCGTGCTGACGGACGAAGGTGCCCTGCAGGGAGCCGTGGGCGTGGCTGAAAGCGGGGACCGCGCCGTCGTGCTTGAACAGGAATGGCGGCGCACGCTGGGGATCCTGGCCCCCAAGACCGTCCTGGCCGCCTCCTCGCTGCGGATGCTGCCCAACGGCAAACCCAACCGGCTGGCCATGACCGCAGAACTCAGCGCCCTGCATCAGGGAAAGTAGAGTGGACGTGCACCAATGCGGCGGGCGCGTGCTTTTCGCCCCGCCGATTTCCCGAACCAACATGAGGTACTGAACGTGGCCACAGCTGCACAATGGATCCAAGGCGCACGACTCCGCACGCTCCCGGCCGCGATTGCGCCGGTTCTGATCGGCTCTGCCGCCGCCTATGAAATGGATTCGTTCCGTTTGCTCAACGCCATCCTCGCAGCACTGGTGGCACTCCTGCTCCAGGTGGGCGTGAACTTCGCCAACGACTACTCAGACGGCATCCGCGGGACGGACGATGACCGCGTGGGTCCGCTGCGCCTCGTCGGCTCCGGGGCGGCGAAGCCGGAACACGTCAAAAGGGCTGCGTTCGGCACCTTCGCTGCCGCCATGGTCTTCGGCCTGATCCTGGTGATTATCACCCAAAGCTGGTGGCTCATCCTGGTGGGACTGGGCTGCGTCATGGCCGCCTGGGGCTACACGGGCGGCAAAAACCCTTACGGCTACATGGGCCTTGGCGACGTTTTCGTGTTCGTGTTCTTTGGCCTGGTGGCCACCCTGGGCACTACCTACACCCAGGCGGGCCAGATCAACCTGCCCGCCATCATCGGCGCGATCGGTACCGGGCTCATAGCCACAGCCTTGCTCATGGCCAACAACGTGCGGGATATCCCCACCGACATGCAGGTGGGCAAGAAGACCCTGGCGGTCCGCCTCGGCGACAAGCATGCGCGGGAAAGCTACGTGCTGATGCTCGCCGTCGCCATCCTGCTGGTGGTCATCCTGGCTCCGGGGCGCCCGTGGATGCTGATCGTGCTGCTGCTGATTCCGGCCTGCCTGATGCCTTCGTGGCTGATGATCAACGGCCGCAAGCGCAAGAGCCTTATCCCGGTCCTCAAGCAGACCGGCCTGATCAACCTCGGCTACAGTCTGCTGTTCTCACTGGGCCTGGTGCTCAGCCACGGATTCTAGGCTGCACGGAAACTAGCTGCGGGCGTTGGGATCCTTGGCGTCATTGCTGATGGCGATGTGCGGGTTCGCGTCCAGCAGCGAATCCTCAGCGTGGGCGTCCTGCACTTCACCGGCCGAACGGAGGGGCTTGGCCTTGCCGGAGAACCGGTGATGCAGGGCAGCCGCGGCCTCGTCCCGCTGCTTCTGGAAGAAGAGGTAGCTGACTGCGAAGGCGATGAGCGCAGCACAGATGACGGCCATGAGAACGCCCAACTGAAGGAGCGTGAAGAGCACGAATAACGGCGCGAAAAGCGCCAGTCGGATCAGGGAATATTTCAAAAAGGCCACATTCAAGTTTAGCCGCCTCCCGCCCGAGGTACCGCGGGCCTCCTAACGATAGACTTAATGACATGCTCCTCCGTGTGGCTTTGGCCGTGGCAGTCCTCGTCATCTTTGTGTATGGCCTCGTGGACGTGATCCGGACTGACGGCCGTCAGACGCGCGGGATCTCCAAACCCGCGTGGATCGTGGTCATGATCGTCCTGCCTGTACTGGGCGCCATTCTCTGGCTGCTCATTGGGCGGCCACGCGACACGTCCCCGCAGCAGCAGAGCTACCGCCACCCCACAGCTCCCGACGATGATCCGGACTTCCTCCGCAACCTTGAGGTCCGCCGCCGTAACGAGGCCGAGGCCGCCCGCCTGAAGAAACTCAAGGACGACCTGGCTGCCAAGCCAAAGGACCAGGACGACGGTGGTGGCAAAGACAAGCATGACACTGACGAGCACGACACCGACGGACTGAAGTAGGACCGGCAGCAGACCGGCGCCCTTAGCTGGGTTCCAGCCGGCGTCTGCCGTTACACGGGCTGGCGTTGGCGCCCGCGGGCCGAAAATTCGGCCAGCAGACCCTCACAGCTGCGAATGACAACCCGGCAGGCATCAAGTGCTGAGCGGTCGGTCAACGGGTTTTCAGCCACCGCCCGCCACCTAAGCAGATAGCGGCGGGCTTCGTCGGCCAGTTCGTCGAGGGTGGCGCCCTGGTCCATCCCCAACCGCACGTGGGAAGCAGCGCCCCAGCCTCCAACCAGGCCCTCGGCCTCCATGCCCAGCTCAGGGCTGAGCGGCACGCCTGCGGTCCGGAGCATAGCCAGCAGCCGCAGTTCCCGGAATTCATGCGCGTTGGCATGCAACCGCTCCAGGGTTGCAGCCAGATGTCCGGTCCCCGGGCGGGGCGATGTGCGCAGCAGTGACTCCACACCCACAAGGGCCGTCCGTGCCTTCAGCACCTCAGCGCGTGCCTGGAACTGTCGGCCAAGCAGGTCCAGCAACGAATCCAGGCCACTGCGCCTGACGAGCTCGTGTGCCAGCGGCGTAGGTTCATCGAATCCATTCGGAATCAGGACTACCGCCAGCCGGATGCCGAACAGCCCGTACCTTGCGAGCAGGGAGCTCCTGGTCCCGGACGTCAACCCTTCCGGAATGGTTGACCGGAGGAACCTGTCTGCGGAGAGCAGCATCTTTTCGCGGTCAGCACGGTTCAGGCCGGCCAGCAGTTGGAGTGCCGCAAAGTCCTGCTGGC
The window above is part of the Pseudarthrobacter sp. NS4 genome. Proteins encoded here:
- a CDS encoding DUF4229 domain-containing protein, translated to MAFLKYSLIRLALFAPLFVLFTLLQLGVLMAVICAALIAFAVSYLFFQKQRDEAAAALHHRFSGKAKPLRSAGEVQDAHAEDSLLDANPHIAISNDAKDPNARS
- a CDS encoding 1,4-dihydroxy-2-naphthoate polyprenyltransferase, translating into MATAAQWIQGARLRTLPAAIAPVLIGSAAAYEMDSFRLLNAILAALVALLLQVGVNFANDYSDGIRGTDDDRVGPLRLVGSGAAKPEHVKRAAFGTFAAAMVFGLILVIITQSWWLILVGLGCVMAAWGYTGGKNPYGYMGLGDVFVFVFFGLVATLGTTYTQAGQINLPAIIGAIGTGLIATALLMANNVRDIPTDMQVGKKTLAVRLGDKHARESYVLMLAVAILLVVILAPGRPWMLIVLLLIPACLMPSWLMINGRKRKSLIPVLKQTGLINLGYSLLFSLGLVLSHGF
- a CDS encoding PLD nuclease N-terminal domain-containing protein, which translates into the protein MLLRVALAVAVLVIFVYGLVDVIRTDGRQTRGISKPAWIVVMIVLPVLGAILWLLIGRPRDTSPQQQSYRHPTAPDDDPDFLRNLEVRRRNEAEAARLKKLKDDLAAKPKDQDDGGGKDKHDTDEHDTDGLK